The following coding sequences lie in one Lolium perenne isolate Kyuss_39 chromosome 2, Kyuss_2.0, whole genome shotgun sequence genomic window:
- the LOC127333697 gene encoding SKA complex subunit 1 homolog isoform X1, with protein MDAAAANPASTSLEAVATAFRSRVNELQDLALARNMYPATAVTDLAAVDASVTAMEAQVQAIRRRLQEELDAIPKAKKLVEKSLKQQQKLQHMLANMPSGMREDVVATPLEQSSARMLPECFSFNTPAEFLDSDFKIKDEPVAAPKKGKGAAPRWYISTGELDSLSSYMRGRLTLEKVNIAINEMATYADANAHLVACPKKKLSEDTWERALELRDIAATEAAKGKHFFLEADIKGPGLKLDHTGKSILTVLRHLGRIHETRIGHHRVFILAKQR; from the exons atggacgccgccgccgcgaacccCGCAAGCACGTCGCTGGAAGCCGTGGCCACCGCcttccgctcccgtgtcaacgagCTCCAGGACCTCGCGCTTGCCCGGAACA TGTACCCGGCAACGGCGGTGACCGACCTCGCCGCCGTGGACGCCTCGGTGACGGCCATGGAGGCGCAGGTGCAGGCCATCCGCCGCCGCCTGCAGGAGGAGCTCGACGCCATCCCCAAGGCCAAG AAACTAGTGGAGAAATCCCTGAAGCAACAGCAGAAGTTGCAGCACATGCTTGCAAACATGCCATCTGGGATGCGTGAGGATGTCGTTGCTACTCCTCTGGAACAGAGCTCGGCAAG GATGTTGCCTGAGTGCTTTAGTTTCAACACACCTGCAGAATTTCTGGACTCTGATTTTAAGATTAAGGATGAGCCAGTTGCAGCTCCCAAA AAGGGGAAAGGGGCAGCACCTCGTTGGTATATATCCACCGGGGAGCTTGACTCATTGTCATC GTACATGAGGGGGAGGCTTACACTGGAGAAGGTTAACATTGCAATAAACGAGATGGCAACATATGCAGATGCTAATGCTCATCTTGTTGCATGTCCTAAGAAAAAG TTATCTGAAGACACATGGGAAAGGGCTTTG GAACTAAGGGACATAGCTGCCACTGAGGCAGCGAAGGGGAAGCATTTCTTCCTGGAAGCTGATATAAAGGGGCCTGGGCTAAAGCTTGATCACACAGGCAAATCTATCCTTACC GTCCTTCGTCATCTTGGCCGCATCCATGAGACTCGGATTGGGCATCACCGGGTCTTCATACTAGCGAAACAACGCTGA
- the LOC127333697 gene encoding SKA complex subunit 1 homolog isoform X2, with protein sequence MDAAAANPASTSLEAVATAFRSRVNELQDLALARNMYPATAVTDLAAVDASVTAMEAQVQAIRRRLQEELDAIPKAKKLVEKSLKQQQKLQHMLANMPSGMREDVVATPLEQSSARMLPECFSFNTPAEFLDSDFKIKDEPVAAPKGKGAAPRWYISTGELDSLSSYMRGRLTLEKVNIAINEMATYADANAHLVACPKKKLSEDTWERALELRDIAATEAAKGKHFFLEADIKGPGLKLDHTGKSILTVLRHLGRIHETRIGHHRVFILAKQR encoded by the exons atggacgccgccgccgcgaacccCGCAAGCACGTCGCTGGAAGCCGTGGCCACCGCcttccgctcccgtgtcaacgagCTCCAGGACCTCGCGCTTGCCCGGAACA TGTACCCGGCAACGGCGGTGACCGACCTCGCCGCCGTGGACGCCTCGGTGACGGCCATGGAGGCGCAGGTGCAGGCCATCCGCCGCCGCCTGCAGGAGGAGCTCGACGCCATCCCCAAGGCCAAG AAACTAGTGGAGAAATCCCTGAAGCAACAGCAGAAGTTGCAGCACATGCTTGCAAACATGCCATCTGGGATGCGTGAGGATGTCGTTGCTACTCCTCTGGAACAGAGCTCGGCAAG GATGTTGCCTGAGTGCTTTAGTTTCAACACACCTGCAGAATTTCTGGACTCTGATTTTAAGATTAAGGATGAGCCAGTTGCAGCTCCCAAA GGGAAAGGGGCAGCACCTCGTTGGTATATATCCACCGGGGAGCTTGACTCATTGTCATC GTACATGAGGGGGAGGCTTACACTGGAGAAGGTTAACATTGCAATAAACGAGATGGCAACATATGCAGATGCTAATGCTCATCTTGTTGCATGTCCTAAGAAAAAG TTATCTGAAGACACATGGGAAAGGGCTTTG GAACTAAGGGACATAGCTGCCACTGAGGCAGCGAAGGGGAAGCATTTCTTCCTGGAAGCTGATATAAAGGGGCCTGGGCTAAAGCTTGATCACACAGGCAAATCTATCCTTACC GTCCTTCGTCATCTTGGCCGCATCCATGAGACTCGGATTGGGCATCACCGGGTCTTCATACTAGCGAAACAACGCTGA